One segment of Herbaspirillum hiltneri N3 DNA contains the following:
- a CDS encoding quinone oxidoreductase family protein, which produces MTATTSQPQLIELSAYGDTANFELVTRTLPPLAPGAVRVRQHIAGVNYVDVYQRVGRYPLPLPAVLGVEGSGVITAVGAGVDGARVGQRVAWSASSGGYARLVDIAAERAIALPDNVSFEQGGAGLLRSMTAYLLLNHYGRLQPGQTVLVHAAAGGLGLVLTQWAKAMGARVIGTVSSDEKAALAQSRGLDHAINYREQDFVAAVREHTGGLGADIVVDGIGGAHFLRSIEASRSGGMAVTIGSISGEGAPAEALAAAQLRGVLMERPSILSFSKDLAQYRLATAAAMTRLQAGLVIDVAGRLPLAHAAEAHRLLEAGAAQGALLLEMDRQ; this is translated from the coding sequence ATGACCGCAACCACTTCCCAGCCCCAGCTTATCGAGTTGTCCGCCTACGGCGACACCGCCAACTTCGAGCTCGTCACACGCACCTTGCCACCATTGGCGCCGGGTGCGGTACGGGTGCGCCAGCACATCGCGGGCGTCAATTATGTCGACGTGTACCAGCGCGTCGGCCGCTATCCCTTGCCCTTGCCGGCGGTGCTCGGCGTGGAAGGCAGCGGCGTGATCACGGCAGTCGGCGCCGGCGTGGACGGCGCACGCGTGGGGCAGCGTGTGGCGTGGTCGGCGAGCAGCGGCGGGTATGCCAGGCTGGTCGACATCGCCGCCGAACGCGCCATTGCCTTGCCCGACAATGTCTCGTTCGAGCAAGGCGGCGCCGGCCTGTTGCGCAGCATGACCGCTTACCTGCTGCTGAATCACTACGGCCGCCTGCAGCCGGGCCAGACTGTCCTGGTGCACGCCGCCGCCGGCGGACTCGGGCTGGTGCTCACACAATGGGCCAAGGCGATGGGCGCGCGCGTGATCGGCACCGTCAGCAGCGACGAGAAGGCGGCGCTGGCGCAGTCGCGCGGACTGGACCATGCGATCAATTATCGTGAACAGGATTTTGTCGCCGCAGTGCGCGAACATACCGGCGGTCTCGGCGCCGACATCGTGGTGGACGGCATAGGCGGCGCACACTTCCTGCGCAGCATCGAGGCATCGCGCAGCGGCGGCATGGCCGTCACGATCGGTTCGATTTCAGGCGAAGGTGCGCCGGCCGAAGCGCTGGCGGCTGCGCAGTTGCGCGGCGTGTTGATGGAGCGTCCGAGCATCCTGTCCTTCAGCAAGGACCTGGCGCAATATCGTCTCGCCACCGCAGCCGCCATGACGCGGCTGCAAGCAGGGCTGGTCATCGACGTTGCCGGGCGTCTGCCGCTCGCGCACGCCGCCGAGGCGCACCGCTTGCTGGAAGCCGGCGCGGCGCAGGGCGCTTTGTTGCTTGAGATGGACCGGCAGTAG
- a CDS encoding D-hexose-6-phosphate mutarotase: protein MPTAKLPDVAGLLQLHNAHGDSAVISLYGAQLLSWQTADGREHLYCTPEPSLKPGASIRGGVPVCFPQFSGRGALPKHGLVRNLVWQIDGDVLSGAGQDVAYARLSLSDSDATRALWPHSFALQLQVELGAGWVSVALNVTNTGDSAFDFTTALHTYLATPDVRNAGVAQLGKVRFTDTTVGNDEAIHDGSVLRIADETDNIYWEPPAALVLQQDGKQFLQIEQQGFADSVIWNPGPIKAAQLGDMPAQDWTRMLCIEAAQIGHPVRLSPQATWRGLQRLGRAV, encoded by the coding sequence TTGCCTACTGCCAAACTGCCCGACGTCGCCGGTCTCTTGCAACTGCACAACGCCCACGGCGACAGCGCCGTCATCAGCCTGTACGGCGCCCAATTGCTGTCGTGGCAAACCGCCGACGGCCGCGAACACCTGTATTGCACACCGGAGCCTTCGCTCAAGCCTGGCGCCTCCATCCGCGGCGGCGTGCCGGTGTGCTTTCCGCAATTTTCCGGACGCGGCGCCCTGCCCAAGCACGGCCTGGTGCGCAACCTGGTCTGGCAGATCGACGGCGACGTATTGAGCGGCGCCGGCCAGGACGTCGCGTATGCGCGCCTGTCGTTGTCGGACTCGGACGCCACGCGCGCGCTGTGGCCGCACAGCTTCGCCTTGCAGCTGCAGGTCGAGCTCGGCGCCGGCTGGGTCAGCGTCGCGCTCAACGTCACCAACACCGGCGACAGCGCGTTCGATTTCACCACTGCGCTGCACACCTACCTGGCCACGCCTGACGTGCGCAACGCCGGCGTCGCACAACTCGGCAAGGTGCGCTTCACCGACACCACCGTCGGCAACGACGAGGCGATCCACGACGGCAGCGTGCTGCGTATCGCCGATGAAACCGACAACATCTATTGGGAGCCGCCGGCCGCTCTGGTTCTGCAGCAAGACGGCAAGCAGTTCCTGCAAATCGAGCAGCAAGGTTTCGCCGACAGCGTGATCTGGAATCCGGGCCCGATCAAGGCCGCGCAACTCGGCGACATGCCGGCGCAGGACTGGACCCGCATGCTGTGCATCGAGGCGGCGCAGATCGGACATCCGGTGCGCTTGTCGCCGCAAGCGACCTGGCGCGGTTTGCAGCGTCTTGGACGGGCGGTCTGA
- a CDS encoding E22 family MetX-like putative esterase — translation MILVRRVFFSLTFFGALSALSGAAFSAQPQLQARQLQPQAQLQSQPQMQAAQHSTAPLPLVTKQVFTLPSYTTVGGQEIRNVRVGYETYGKLNDVGDNAIFVAHFYSGTSHAAGKYKDSDAAPGYWDSIIGPGKAIDTDKYFVISADTLVNINTKDPMVTTTGPASINAATGKPYGMSFPVVAMRDSVRVHKQLLDKLGVRQLVAAVGASGGSIQAMEWAALYPDFVKRVVHVIGPGFDISPYVISLLDVWSLPVRLDPKWRQGDYYGSGEPDDGVAAALKVVTVQTRHWDWAQAAFGYAPADPAKPPGAAMGNQFKIEAALEAGARARAKVADGNSIIYMSKANQLYHLSDDEVKGIKAKILFIPSSTDLVFPLKLSSEALQRFKKLGGRGTLYLLQGPGGHLEGVLNIDKAAGMIERFINTP, via the coding sequence ATGATCCTTGTTCGCCGCGTGTTTTTCTCATTGACGTTTTTTGGTGCGCTGTCAGCCTTGTCCGGCGCCGCCTTCTCCGCGCAGCCGCAATTGCAGGCGCGGCAGTTGCAGCCGCAGGCGCAGCTACAGTCGCAGCCACAAATGCAAGCGGCGCAGCACAGCACGGCGCCATTGCCGCTGGTGACCAAGCAGGTTTTCACGCTGCCGTCCTATACCACCGTCGGCGGCCAGGAAATCCGCAACGTACGCGTCGGCTATGAGACCTACGGCAAGCTCAACGACGTCGGCGACAACGCCATTTTCGTCGCGCACTTCTATTCCGGCACCTCGCACGCCGCCGGAAAATACAAGGACAGCGACGCCGCACCCGGTTACTGGGACAGCATCATCGGCCCGGGCAAGGCGATCGACACCGACAAGTATTTCGTCATCAGCGCCGATACGCTGGTCAACATCAATACCAAGGATCCGATGGTGACCACCACCGGTCCGGCCTCGATCAACGCCGCCACCGGCAAGCCTTACGGCATGAGCTTCCCGGTGGTGGCGATGCGCGATTCGGTGCGCGTGCACAAGCAATTGCTCGACAAGCTCGGCGTGCGCCAGCTGGTGGCGGCGGTAGGCGCATCGGGCGGTTCGATCCAGGCGATGGAGTGGGCCGCGCTGTATCCCGATTTCGTCAAGCGCGTGGTGCACGTCATCGGTCCCGGATTCGACATCAGTCCTTACGTGATCAGCCTGCTCGACGTCTGGTCGCTGCCGGTCCGGCTCGATCCGAAATGGCGGCAGGGCGATTACTACGGCAGCGGCGAGCCGGATGACGGGGTGGCCGCCGCGCTCAAGGTCGTGACCGTGCAGACGCGCCACTGGGACTGGGCGCAAGCCGCCTTCGGCTATGCACCTGCGGATCCTGCCAAGCCGCCCGGCGCAGCCATGGGCAACCAGTTCAAGATCGAGGCGGCGCTGGAAGCCGGCGCCCGCGCACGCGCCAAGGTGGCCGATGGCAACAGCATCATCTACATGTCCAAAGCCAACCAGCTGTACCACCTCAGCGACGACGAGGTCAAAGGCATCAAGGCCAAGATCCTGTTCATCCCGAGTTCGACCGACCTGGTGTTCCCGCTCAAGCTGTCGTCGGAGGCATTGCAACGGTTCAAGAAACTGGGTGGCCGCGGCACGCTGTATCTGCTGCAGGGACCGGGCGGCCATCTGGAAGGCGTGCTCAATATCGACAAGGCGGCCGGCATGATCGAACGCTTCATCAATACGCCCTGA
- a CDS encoding branched-chain amino acid ABC transporter substrate-binding protein has product MKLCILLPALFLSVAAHAQSVDATEQLVLVGVAAPLTSPRTESGIAAVRLAFDEANRRAIRIGGKQLVFRLLVEDDKGDALFATPIAQYFIRSKVVGVIGHWNSGPSIAVAGLYSAAGIPQIPIATTSSRFPREGLRTIFQVQGHDGVGAVRLAEFVVRNLQAARIAVIEDGTAYGTDFADSFVSGVRRAGGLIVSREAISSKTSDFNPALNNAQKINADVIVFGGVVTQSALLARSMMRRDMNVRLVATGGTATGLFVQLAEGVQGNVWALETGVPRDRLPGWREFNDKMRVRFKGEITHYALFAYDAANVLVAAIQKAGSVDPKAVTTALHEIRYPGLTGIVSFDANGAVINPAYTIYHLEQSKWSVEKVLLEKQ; this is encoded by the coding sequence ATGAAACTGTGCATCTTGTTGCCGGCGCTCTTCCTGTCCGTTGCGGCGCACGCCCAATCCGTCGACGCGACCGAGCAGCTGGTGCTGGTCGGCGTCGCCGCACCGCTGACCTCACCGCGCACGGAGAGCGGCATCGCCGCGGTCCGGCTGGCCTTCGATGAGGCCAACCGTCGCGCCATCCGCATCGGCGGCAAGCAGCTGGTGTTCCGCCTGCTGGTGGAAGACGACAAGGGCGACGCCCTGTTCGCTACGCCCATTGCGCAATATTTCATCCGCTCCAAAGTGGTCGGCGTGATCGGTCACTGGAACAGCGGCCCCAGCATTGCCGTGGCAGGGCTCTACAGCGCCGCCGGCATTCCGCAGATTCCGATCGCGACCACCAGTAGCCGATTCCCTCGAGAGGGTTTGCGCACCATCTTCCAGGTGCAGGGACACGACGGCGTCGGCGCCGTGCGCCTGGCGGAATTCGTCGTCCGCAATTTGCAGGCTGCGCGCATAGCCGTGATTGAGGACGGGACTGCGTATGGCACCGACTTCGCCGATTCCTTTGTTTCCGGGGTGCGGCGCGCCGGCGGCCTCATCGTCAGCCGCGAGGCCATCAGCAGCAAGACCTCGGATTTCAATCCTGCGCTGAACAACGCGCAGAAGATCAACGCCGATGTCATCGTGTTCGGCGGCGTCGTGACGCAAAGCGCCTTGCTTGCGCGCAGCATGATGCGACGGGACATGAACGTCAGGCTGGTAGCCACCGGAGGCACTGCGACCGGCCTGTTCGTGCAGCTCGCGGAAGGAGTGCAGGGCAACGTGTGGGCGCTGGAAACCGGCGTGCCGCGCGATCGCCTGCCGGGCTGGCGCGAGTTCAACGACAAGATGCGCGTCCGCTTCAAGGGCGAGATCACGCACTATGCCCTGTTCGCCTACGATGCCGCGAACGTCCTCGTCGCCGCCATCCAGAAGGCCGGCTCGGTCGACCCGAAAGCCGTCACCACCGCCTTGCACGAGATCCGCTACCCCGGCTTGACCGGCATCGTTTCCTTCGATGCGAACGGTGCGGTGATCAACCCGGCTTACACGATCTATCACCTGGAACAGAGCAAATGGTCGGTGGAAAAAGTGCTGCTTGAAAAACAATGA